The Epinephelus lanceolatus isolate andai-2023 chromosome 11, ASM4190304v1, whole genome shotgun sequence genome window below encodes:
- the dpp3 gene encoding dipeptidyl peptidase 3 isoform X2, translating to MVDSQYYLPNDIGVSALDCGEAFRLLSPQEKMYAHYMSRAAWYGGLAVLLQTSPESANIFVLLQRIFKKQTPAQLEQVATAAGLSSEEYQAFLVYAAGLYANMGNYKSFGDTKFIPNLPKDKLEALVKASQAFQEQPAEMEALWDSCSCPLYSLEDRQKQLGLGDKGITTYFSGNCCLEDAELAQKFLDSKKLSAYNTRLFKRENGGKACYEVRLASAVQKDCAVEGECESCCGSFNFEDKEFTVKRGDYAPVMEKVAYYLKKAQAYAANENQKKMLEEYIRSFTFGSIEAHKEGSRYWIKDKGPIVESYIGFIESYRDPFGSRGEFEGFIAVVNKAMSKRFAKLVSSAEVLLPELPWPREFEKDTFLKPDFTSLDVLTFAGSGIPAGINIPNYDDIRQSEGFKNVSLGNVLAVAYATQKEKLTFLEEEDKDLFIKWKGPSFEVQVGLHELLGHGSGKLFVQDDNGKFNFDQSKVTNPETGEPVSSWYRGSETWDSKFSTIASSYEECRAECVGLYLCLNKEVLSIFGHEGQDAEDVVYVNWLSMVRAGLLGLEFYTPESKSWRQAHMQARFVILRVLLEAGEGLVGLEEVTGQDGKPDARITLDRSKIHTVGKNAIHRFLRKLQVLKATADVEGGRALYDTYSTVSDSGAHNFLRLRETVLLRKEARKMFVQANTRVNGDSVELIEYEGSAAGLIRSFTERFQDDAEQLEANLLELNKRDSPCWC from the exons ATGGTGGACTCCCAGTACTACCTTCCAAATGACATCGGTGTCTCTGCTCTCGACTGTGGCGAGGCCTTCCGTTTGCTTTCACCTCAGGAGAAGATGTACGCCCACTACATGTCACGAGCCGCTTG GTATGGTGGTCTGGCAGTGCTGCTGCAGACGTCCCCAGAGTCAGCAAACATCTTTGTCTTGCTGCAGAGAATCTTCAAGAAGCAGACGCCTGCACAGCTGGAGCAGGTCGCCACAGCAGCTGGACTCAGCTCTGAGGAATACCAG GCATTCTTGGTGTATGCAGCTGGTCTGTATGCCAACATGGGAAACTACAAGTCTTTTGGAGACACCAAGTTCATCCCAAATCTACCCAAG GACAAGCTAGAAGCTCTGGTGAAGGCCAGCCAGGCGTTTCAGGAGCAGCCCGCTGAGATGGAGGCTCTGTGGGACAGCTGCTCGTGTCCCCTGTACTCCctggaagacagacagaaacagctgGGGCTGGGAGACAAG GGCATTACCACCTACTTCTCAGGAAACTGCTGCCTGGAGGATGCTGAGCTGGCTCAGAAGTTCCTTGACTCAAAA AAACTCTCAGCTTACAACACCCGACTGTTTAAGAGGGAAAATGGAGGTAAAGCCTGCTATGAGGTGCGCCTGGCTTCAGCTGTGCAGAAAG ACTGCGCAGTGGAGGGGGAATGCGAGTCATGCTGCGGCAGCTTCAACTTTGAAGACAAAGAGTTCACTGTGAAGAGGGGAGACTATGCTCCTGTCATGGAGAAGGTCGCTTATTACCTTAAGAAAGCACAG GCCTATGCTGCCAATGAgaaccagaaaaagatgctcGAGGAGTACATCCGCAGCTTCACCTTTGGCTCAATTGAGGCCCATAAAGAGGGCTCACGCTACTGGATCAAAGACAAGGGACCAATTGTTGAGAG TTATATAGGTTTCATAGAGAGCTACAGAGACCCATTTGGCTCCAGAGGAGAGTTTGAAG GTTTCATTGCGGTTGTGAACAAGGCCATGAGTAAGCGCTTTGCCAAACTGGTGAGCTCTGCAGAAGTCTTGCTCCCTGAGCTGCCCTGGCCGAGGGAGTTTGAGAAGGACACTTTCCTCAAACCCGACTTCACCTCGCTGGATGTTCTCACCTTCGCTGGCAGTGGAATTCCAGCTGGCATCAACATCCCCAACT aTGATGACATCAGACAGTCGGAGGGCTTTAAAAACGTGTCACTAGGCAACGTGCTGGCTGTAGCTTATGCTACGCAAAAAGAGAAGCTCACCttcctggaggaggaggacaag GACTTGTTTATCAAGTGGAAGGGCCCATCATTTGAGGTACAGGTTGGACTACATGAGCTGCTGGGCCATGGGAGCGGCAAGCTGTTTGTCCAG GATGACAACGGCAAGTTCAACTTTGACCAGAGTAAAGTAACCAACCCAGAGACTGGCGAACCT gtgtCCAGTTGGTATCGGGGCAGCGAGACATGGGACAGTAAATTCTCCACCATTGCTTCCTCTTACGAAGAATGCCGCGCTGAGTGTGTGGGACTCTATCTGTGTCTCAACAAGGAAGTGCTCAG TATTTTTGGCCACGAGGGCCAGGATGCGGAGGACGTGGTGTATGTCAACTGGCTGAGCATGGTCAGAGCTGGACTGCTGGGCCTGGAGTTCTACACACCTGAGAGCAAGAGCTGGAGACAg GCACACATGCAGGCTCGTTTTGTGATCCTGCGTGTTCTGCTGGAGGCCGGGGAGGGCCTGGTGGGCCTGGAGGAAGTGACGGGACAGGACGGCAAGCCTGACGCTCGAATCACACTGGACAGAAGCAAGATCCACACTGTGGGCAAGAATGCCATCCACAGGTTCCTCCGTAAACTGCAG GTCTTAAAGGCCACAGCAGATGTGGAAGGAGGCAGGGCTCTTTATGACACTTACTCCACTGTCAGCGACAGCGGTGCTCACAACTTCTTGCGTCTCCGGGAGACGGTGCTGCTGAGGAAGGAAGCTCGTAAGATGTTTGTCCAGGCCAACACCAGGGTCAATG